A window of the Pyrodictium abyssi genome harbors these coding sequences:
- a CDS encoding proton-conducting transporter membrane subunit: MEAPYQLVGGIGAVLAAAAMAAALPRRASQAVTLASISLMLLLVLKLPVGSVYSHQGLDVAHVVGGYKAAGVLLLAAELLVLLSLVGELDNRRAPLVILAAAGGLLVLYSESFITLVAGLETAAAALAALYSIGGSRAGEAAIKYFYSSMLGVAFIVLGAALLYGNGVRGFTDLGAVLGNGQHMALQPLLGLVFLVAGLALEVGLAPFYMWLPDVVQGAHILGVATALLLLDAPAMLALLRLIVEAGAAAGGVTAALLVLALASMLVGEFSALAQSDVRRMLGYSIVGGAGYKVLLAVALALSGMDGMTALAYLVTAGSMSAALVAASQRYTGTLGGKAAETVGLLSLAGLPPLYGFAAKLSMLVALVSAGYAWMAGVAALFFLVAAAYIARYIALSGPVARNGGGLQIAPLLVYSLLLLVLGVWPQIVQALEVASW, from the coding sequence GTGGAGGCCCCGTACCAGCTAGTAGGCGGTATAGGCGCTGTGCTCGCGGCAGCAGCCATGGCGGCGGCTCTACCGCGGAGAGCTTCGCAGGCCGTCACACTAGCTAGCATCTCCCTCATGCTGCTGCTCGTCCTGAAGCTGCCTGTAGGGAGCGTCTACAGCCACCAGGGGCTAGACGTGGCGCACGTGGTAGGCGGGTATAAGGCGGCCGGTGTACTCCTACTAGCAGCAGAGCTACTTGTACTCCTAAGCCTCGTCGGAGAACTCGATAATAGGAGAGCCCCGCTAGTCATACTAGCAGCGGCCGGCGGCCTCCTAGTGCTCTACTCGGAGAGCTTCATAACCCTTGTAGCAGGGCTAGAGACGGCTGCAGCAGCTCTAGCGGCACTGTACAGTATAGGCGGGAGCCGGGCCGGTGAAGCCGCAATCAAGTACTTCTACTCCTCGATGCTCGGCGTAGCGTTCATAGTGCTAGGCGCAGCCCTGCTCTATGGCAACGGTGTACGCGGCTTCACAGACCTAGGCGCCGTCCTAGGTAACGGCCAGCACATGGCTCTCCAGCCGCTCCTCGGCCTAGTGTTCCTCGTGGCTGGTCTCGCGCTCGAGGTCGGCCTCGCCCCGTTCTACATGTGGCTCCCCGACGTGGTGCAAGGAGCCCACATACTCGGCGTAGCCACTGCTCTACTGCTGCTCGACGCGCCAGCAATGCTGGCGCTGCTCCGTCTCATAGTCGAGGCCGGGGCGGCTGCGGGCGGCGTTACAGCAGCCCTACTGGTGTTAGCGCTGGCTAGCATGCTTGTAGGCGAGTTCTCCGCGCTAGCCCAGAGCGATGTGCGCCGCATGCTAGGCTACAGCATTGTGGGCGGAGCAGGCTACAAGGTGCTGCTAGCAGTGGCCCTAGCGCTCTCCGGCATGGACGGGATGACTGCGCTGGCCTACCTCGTGACAGCGGGCAGCATGTCGGCGGCGCTAGTGGCTGCGTCGCAGCGCTACACGGGCACACTCGGAGGAAAGGCCGCCGAGACCGTGGGGCTCCTAAGCCTAGCAGGCCTGCCGCCACTCTACGGGTTCGCCGCCAAGCTCTCCATGCTCGTAGCACTCGTCTCGGCTGGCTACGCCTGGATGGCCGGGGTCGCGGCCCTGTTCTTCCTCGTAGCAGCCGCCTACATAGCCCGCTACATAGCCCTAAGCGGCCCCGTGGCAAGGAACGGTGGTGGTCTGCAGATAGCCCCGCTCCTCGTCTACTCGCTCCTACTCCTCGTGCTCGGCGTGTGGCCACAGATAGTCCAGGCGCTGGAGGTGGCTAGCTGGTGA
- a CDS encoding NADH-quinone oxidoreductase subunit L, translating to MAVVDAATAGYTAILVPLASAPLAAVAGYLLGRRAAWAIALASAAAALLSSYVLYTSGVEEPLYVEGPRIPLVPGMGIRFSLYIDGLSAFFSMIVGLVGFLVVVYSYSYMEGDPGYTRYYSLLALFIGAMEGLVLAGGLAQLYIFWEIVGLCSFALIAHHYYSPRASAAGVKALLTTRIGDTALLVGIVYAYLAAGSLEYPVLAEAGLSAMWLPLTLAFIGAVAKSAQLPFHVWLPDAMEGPTPVSALIHAATMVKAGVYLLLRMSTLALAGDVVALPSGFLQIVAIVGAATALYAALAAAAQYDAKRLLAYSTMSQLGFIYATIGLAWRAGSEGLAAALEHVASHAVFKALLFLAVGIVIHEFELLFGPEIARDMRYVAGAARGSRLLVAGLVAGAAALAGIPPFNGAWSKEAIIDVAINSDPLAALALLAASAATAFYSAKLVYYLVFAEPRHGGLKVEKPPMAMAAPVLVLAVLAIASPLLLKPPLQAVEPSAGAVAAGLAAASAGLLAAYLLYSGRLEVVVPKTVHRMVLEGFYVDRVYTRIVVPSILFVARMSARGLIGVVDALASTVASLSLQLGEVMRSIHLGKLSYYYAVYLAGLVILIIAALIGVGG from the coding sequence ATGGCGGTGGTGGATGCGGCCACGGCGGGCTACACGGCCATCCTAGTGCCGCTTGCATCTGCCCCGCTAGCAGCTGTTGCGGGCTACCTGCTGGGCCGCAGAGCAGCGTGGGCCATAGCTCTTGCTTCGGCTGCAGCTGCGCTCCTATCCTCCTACGTGCTCTACACGAGTGGTGTGGAGGAGCCTCTCTACGTCGAGGGTCCCCGTATACCCCTAGTGCCTGGCATGGGTATACGGTTCTCATTGTACATCGACGGGCTCTCAGCCTTCTTCTCCATGATAGTGGGGCTAGTAGGCTTCCTGGTAGTCGTCTACTCGTACAGCTACATGGAGGGCGACCCTGGCTATACTAGGTACTATAGCCTGCTCGCACTCTTCATAGGCGCGATGGAAGGCCTCGTGCTAGCCGGTGGGCTAGCGCAGCTCTACATTTTCTGGGAGATAGTCGGTCTCTGCAGCTTCGCGCTCATAGCCCACCACTACTACTCGCCACGCGCCTCTGCAGCAGGCGTTAAGGCGCTCCTGACTACGAGGATAGGGGACACAGCGCTCCTGGTAGGCATAGTCTACGCCTACCTGGCTGCGGGGTCCCTCGAGTACCCCGTGCTAGCAGAGGCCGGGCTATCCGCTATGTGGCTCCCGCTGACACTAGCCTTCATAGGCGCGGTTGCGAAGAGCGCGCAGCTGCCTTTCCACGTCTGGCTCCCCGACGCGATGGAGGGCCCCACGCCGGTCTCCGCGCTGATACACGCAGCCACGATGGTCAAGGCTGGCGTCTACCTGCTCCTCAGGATGTCCACGCTGGCTCTCGCCGGGGATGTGGTGGCTCTTCCTAGCGGATTCCTACAGATAGTCGCGATTGTCGGGGCGGCTACAGCGCTCTACGCCGCCCTAGCAGCAGCAGCGCAGTACGACGCTAAGAGGCTCCTAGCGTACTCGACGATGAGCCAGCTAGGCTTCATCTACGCCACTATCGGCCTCGCATGGCGCGCCGGCTCCGAGGGGCTCGCGGCGGCGCTCGAGCACGTAGCAAGTCACGCCGTGTTCAAGGCTCTGCTCTTCCTGGCAGTAGGGATCGTCATACACGAGTTCGAGCTCCTATTCGGGCCAGAGATAGCCAGGGATATGCGCTACGTAGCCGGGGCTGCTCGTGGAAGCCGGCTACTAGTAGCAGGCCTGGTAGCGGGAGCAGCTGCGCTGGCGGGCATACCACCCTTCAACGGGGCGTGGAGCAAAGAGGCGATAATAGACGTGGCGATTAACTCAGACCCTCTCGCTGCGCTAGCTCTGCTCGCGGCCTCGGCTGCTACGGCGTTCTACTCTGCTAAGCTGGTATACTACTTGGTCTTCGCAGAGCCGAGGCACGGCGGCTTGAAGGTAGAAAAGCCCCCTATGGCTATGGCAGCCCCGGTCTTAGTCCTCGCGGTGCTGGCTATCGCTTCTCCTCTGCTGCTGAAGCCACCGCTCCAAGCTGTCGAGCCCAGCGCGGGGGCTGTTGCCGCTGGCCTGGCTGCGGCGTCTGCGGGGCTGCTAGCAGCCTACCTGCTCTACAGCGGTAGACTAGAGGTTGTAGTGCCCAAGACTGTTCACCGCATGGTGCTTGAGGGCTTCTACGTGGACCGCGTCTATACGAGGATAGTCGTTCCCTCGATACTCTTTGTCGCAAGGATGTCAGCTAGGGGGCTCATAGGCGTCGTGGACGCGCTCGCCTCGACGGTTGCCTCGCTCTCGCTCCAGCTGGGAGAGGTCATGCGCAGCATCCACCTGGGCAAGCTCAGCTACTACTACGCCGTCTATCTGGCCGGGCTAGTCATCCTCATAATAGCTGCACTGATCGGCGTTGGTGGGTAG
- a CDS encoding NADH-quinone oxidoreductase subunit K, with translation METSLLYSLAIAVLASSGLYMITRYSSFLRVLVGLELVAAASLASLVLWGGSLGFFVFMLVVETGAVALAAALALSASRRRGAQSVDELDELRG, from the coding sequence GTGGAGACTAGCCTACTCTACTCGCTCGCTATAGCAGTGCTCGCGTCGTCAGGGCTCTACATGATTACCCGGTACTCTAGCTTCCTACGCGTGCTAGTCGGGCTAGAGCTTGTGGCAGCCGCGTCGCTAGCTTCCCTAGTCCTATGGGGCGGTAGCCTAGGCTTCTTCGTCTTCATGCTAGTGGTCGAGACGGGAGCAGTAGCGCTCGCGGCCGCTCTCGCCCTCAGCGCGTCTAGGCGGCGCGGAGCCCAGAGTGTTGACGAGCTGGACGAGCTGAGGGGATAG
- a CDS encoding complex I subunit 1 family protein — MYPGLTFVVALALFLEAAERKLAARLQNRIGPSYTGLWGLLQPLFDILKLLGKEDLAPRSQDPVATPVMLVLSLGFAAFASLFIPWNGATSFSFYGDTILVSVCLVLSTGLLYLAAYSTHSPFNVVGGLRLLGLLASYEVALLSLLAVPYAATGSLELAEIRSKLWSSLASKPILIPVWLAGLLLGFFLILIESGRNPFSIAEAETEIAGGVVADMSGRRLAFAHLAHSVQSTVAVYYYTSMFIAPPLSGLLGLLALLAAGAAVALAVVLVAAASPRLRLIDVGEASWGIIVPASFFLAAVALAAGW; from the coding sequence GTGTACCCGGGTCTTACATTCGTAGTAGCACTTGCCCTCTTCCTTGAAGCTGCTGAACGGAAGCTCGCAGCGAGGCTTCAGAACAGGATAGGGCCGAGCTACACTGGGCTCTGGGGGCTTCTCCAGCCGCTCTTCGATATACTCAAGCTGCTCGGCAAGGAGGACCTAGCGCCCAGAAGCCAGGATCCCGTGGCGACGCCAGTCATGCTTGTGCTGAGCCTCGGCTTCGCTGCTTTTGCATCGCTATTCATACCCTGGAACGGCGCTACCAGCTTCAGCTTCTACGGCGACACAATACTGGTCTCTGTGTGCCTGGTCCTCTCCACGGGGCTCCTCTACCTAGCTGCATACTCGACCCATAGCCCCTTCAACGTCGTCGGTGGCCTCCGTTTGCTTGGCCTGCTAGCCAGCTACGAGGTAGCCCTCCTCTCCCTGCTAGCAGTCCCGTATGCTGCTACGGGCTCGCTCGAGCTCGCCGAGATAAGGTCGAAGCTCTGGAGCAGCCTAGCCTCCAAGCCTATCCTCATACCCGTCTGGCTAGCTGGTCTACTCCTAGGATTCTTCCTCATACTGATCGAGAGCGGGAGGAACCCCTTCAGCATAGCCGAGGCGGAGACAGAGATAGCGGGCGGCGTTGTAGCCGATATGAGTGGGCGTCGCCTGGCCTTCGCTCATCTAGCTCATAGCGTACAGTCCACCGTCGCGGTGTACTACTACACCTCCATGTTCATTGCGCCGCCCTTGAGCGGCCTTCTCGGCCTCCTGGCCCTCCTCGCGGCGGGGGCAGCTGTGGCGTTGGCAGTGGTTCTCGTGGCAGCCGCTTCCCCGAGGCTGCGGCTGATAGACGTTGGCGAGGCCTCCTGGGGCATCATAGTACCCGCGTCGTTCTTCCTAGCGGCGGTAGCGCTTGCAGCGGGGTGGTGA
- a CDS encoding DUF4346 domain-containing protein, with translation MPPRIALVTGRRARSHVESIVSELRQATGWAIDVVEAPIDVAALIPRDMLEKLLRSIHGRYDIVIVPGTLDYSLEGLDDAAGAAVVRGPSDPDSLRLLAELGEEGLQRLAEQGRLDPSLLLDKWLEELREHHASTRCVDVCGVRVPIRPPPIVVAAELFVEHGASAEAVAEQAAELLERGGDILVAGFGQGWDREEALRVLRALVDRAGPVAVDTPDKMLALEAARRGLSCLTMSLSEGDPLFEKLPRKSPVVVIPLDSSFNVPRGAAERVRLLEHLVRHAERAGLIPIADPMVDPPGWGLAQSVTAYVEAASRLPETPMLAGIANVYELVDADTHGQIAVLTQLFAEAGASLMLVTEKSRKAAMAVTEASIAATMTSVSLLKKRWPKDLGVDLLYAKEKRPRSGSPRLPRKPRLVLDASSLAEWYGFRQDRVGSHIIVVEDGVIRDVYIGRRGVVELRGRSAKDIYKAVSYLGLAREPSHYAYLGYELCRAELAAVMKRSYVQDEPLLTPPWARCRRYSARSMSVAGQSNGDSKAEEKPRGEKG, from the coding sequence GTGCCGCCAAGGATTGCGCTTGTGACGGGTAGGCGGGCCCGGAGCCACGTTGAGAGCATCGTATCCGAGCTACGGCAGGCGACAGGCTGGGCCATAGACGTGGTCGAGGCGCCCATAGACGTTGCTGCACTTATTCCACGCGATATGCTGGAGAAGCTGCTCCGAAGCATCCATGGCAGGTACGATATAGTCATAGTGCCTGGTACTCTTGACTACAGTCTCGAGGGCCTAGACGATGCCGCTGGTGCGGCCGTGGTTAGAGGGCCCTCGGACCCGGATAGCCTGAGGCTTCTAGCCGAGCTGGGCGAGGAGGGGCTCCAGAGGCTCGCAGAACAGGGGAGACTAGACCCATCTCTCCTACTCGATAAATGGCTCGAGGAGCTGCGCGAGCACCATGCTTCTACTCGCTGCGTGGACGTCTGCGGTGTTCGTGTACCCATAAGGCCTCCACCTATCGTCGTAGCTGCTGAGTTGTTCGTTGAGCACGGTGCTTCTGCTGAGGCAGTGGCCGAGCAGGCAGCGGAGCTGCTGGAGCGTGGCGGCGACATACTGGTAGCGGGGTTTGGGCAGGGCTGGGACCGGGAGGAGGCACTCCGTGTACTACGTGCTCTGGTCGACCGTGCCGGCCCTGTGGCCGTGGATACGCCGGATAAGATGCTGGCTCTCGAAGCGGCTCGGAGGGGTCTCAGCTGCCTGACCATGTCGCTCAGCGAGGGGGATCCGCTGTTCGAGAAGCTGCCGAGAAAAAGCCCGGTAGTGGTTATCCCCCTGGACTCGTCTTTCAACGTGCCTAGAGGCGCAGCGGAGAGGGTTAGGCTGCTAGAGCATCTTGTACGGCACGCCGAGAGAGCCGGGCTCATACCAATAGCCGACCCGATGGTGGATCCGCCGGGCTGGGGGCTAGCGCAGAGCGTCACTGCCTACGTTGAGGCGGCGTCGAGGCTCCCGGAGACACCTATGCTCGCGGGTATCGCTAACGTGTACGAACTTGTGGACGCCGATACTCATGGACAGATAGCTGTGCTTACACAGCTATTCGCTGAGGCTGGTGCCTCGCTTATGCTTGTCACCGAGAAGAGCCGGAAGGCGGCCATGGCTGTCACCGAGGCTTCGATAGCGGCCACTATGACCAGCGTGTCTCTCCTTAAGAAGAGGTGGCCGAAGGACCTCGGGGTGGACCTGCTCTACGCTAAGGAGAAGAGGCCGCGGAGCGGAAGCCCCCGGCTGCCCCGCAAGCCACGGCTCGTACTGGATGCTAGCAGCCTTGCCGAGTGGTATGGGTTCCGCCAGGACCGTGTCGGCAGCCACATAATAGTCGTCGAGGACGGCGTGATAAGGGACGTCTACATAGGTAGGAGGGGCGTAGTAGAGCTACGTGGGAGGAGCGCCAAGGACATATACAAGGCTGTGTCGTACCTCGGGCTCGCTAGGGAGCCGAGCCACTATGCCTACCTAGGCTACGAGCTGTGCCGCGCAGAGCTAGCAGCCGTTATGAAGAGGAGCTACGTGCAGGACGAGCCCCTGCTGACACCACCGTGGGCTAGGTGCCGCAGGTACAGCGCCAGGAGCATGTCTGTGGCCGGGCAGAGCAACGGGGACAGTAAGGCCGAAGAAAAGCCCCGGGGCGAGAAGGGATAG
- a CDS encoding glycerophosphodiester phosphodiesterase: protein MAPERGGWRLHPVLEALGRRPFAVVGHRGARGLAPENTLAALRKAIDVGADIAEFDIQVTSDGAVVASHDPVLRGADGRTVDVRSASLAEVKSVDLGGGETPPTLEEIIEEARGRILLFLEVKEPGDTGRIIEVLKRENAVDMAALISFHDEALHTARQLEPGLPTGIIYFRPPGRILDCRKLGCRIVLPRYPLATAKAVSLAHRLGLRVVAWTVNEEHWVLELAKRGVDGIATDYPDMAVAARRRLEEGSAKGGYGHRPP from the coding sequence GTGGCTCCGGAGAGGGGTGGCTGGCGTCTGCACCCGGTTCTAGAAGCGCTAGGCCGCAGGCCCTTCGCAGTGGTCGGGCACAGGGGTGCCCGCGGCCTAGCCCCCGAGAACACCCTGGCTGCGCTCCGCAAGGCGATAGACGTTGGTGCCGACATCGCGGAGTTCGACATACAGGTAACCAGCGACGGTGCTGTAGTCGCGTCCCACGACCCGGTGCTACGCGGCGCTGATGGCAGGACAGTGGATGTGAGGAGCGCCAGCCTAGCCGAGGTGAAGAGCGTGGACCTCGGCGGGGGCGAGACGCCGCCAACGCTCGAGGAGATCATAGAGGAGGCGCGTGGCCGGATACTCCTCTTCCTAGAGGTCAAGGAGCCGGGGGACACGGGCAGGATAATAGAGGTCTTGAAGAGGGAGAACGCTGTAGACATGGCTGCGCTGATAAGCTTCCATGACGAAGCCCTCCACACGGCGCGCCAGCTAGAGCCGGGGCTGCCCACGGGCATCATCTACTTCCGGCCACCCGGCCGTATACTCGACTGCCGCAAGCTAGGCTGCCGCATAGTGCTCCCACGGTACCCCCTAGCCACGGCCAAGGCAGTGAGCCTGGCGCATCGCCTCGGCCTACGCGTAGTAGCGTGGACCGTCAACGAGGAACACTGGGTGCTAGAGCTAGCGAAACGGGGCGTAGACGGGATAGCGACGGACTACCCCGACATGGCTGTGGCGGCTAGGAGGCGGCTAGAAGAAGGCTCGGCGAAGGGGGGTTACGGCCACCGGCCCCCTTAG
- a CDS encoding isocitrate/isopropylmalate dehydrogenase family protein: protein MPRRYHIVLIPGDGIGPEVTAAARRVLEVVGVFDIEEVEAGLAYYNRTGKPFPDDVLDKLRAADAVLKGPLATPVGPGGYRSINVYIRQSLDLYANLRPCRGYPGVSPRVFNMVIVRENTEGLYAGIEGVFRDQALAVKIVTRHGSERIIRFAFEYAKANGFQRVTAVHKANILKLSDGLFLQVFREIAKEYPEIQADDLIVDAAAYNMARAPEKLQVLVTMNLYGDILSDLAAGLAGSLGLCGSGQIGERYAVFEPVHGAGFDIAGKGIANPVAAIHAARLMMEYLAQKHGDSRLASAAKSLDKAIEATLVEDRVLTPDLGGSAKTMDVAENIAKRLAQLLEH from the coding sequence ATGCCACGCCGCTACCACATAGTGCTCATACCCGGCGACGGCATAGGCCCAGAGGTAACAGCGGCAGCGCGCCGCGTACTAGAAGTCGTAGGCGTCTTCGACATAGAGGAGGTCGAGGCAGGCCTCGCATACTACAACCGGACCGGCAAGCCGTTTCCCGACGACGTCCTGGACAAGCTCCGCGCAGCAGACGCGGTGCTAAAGGGGCCCCTCGCCACGCCGGTCGGGCCCGGCGGCTACCGGAGCATAAACGTCTACATAAGGCAGAGCCTAGACCTCTACGCTAACCTACGCCCCTGTAGAGGCTACCCCGGGGTCTCGCCCAGGGTCTTCAACATGGTCATCGTCCGGGAGAACACCGAAGGCCTGTACGCCGGGATAGAAGGCGTCTTCCGAGACCAGGCACTAGCGGTCAAGATAGTGACGCGCCACGGCTCGGAGAGGATAATACGGTTCGCCTTCGAGTACGCCAAGGCCAACGGGTTCCAGAGGGTCACAGCAGTCCATAAGGCCAACATACTCAAGCTAAGCGACGGCCTCTTCCTCCAGGTGTTCCGCGAGATAGCCAAAGAATACCCCGAGATACAGGCCGACGACCTCATAGTAGACGCAGCAGCCTATAACATGGCCCGTGCCCCGGAGAAGCTCCAGGTGCTGGTCACCATGAACCTCTACGGTGACATCCTAAGCGACCTAGCCGCTGGGCTGGCCGGGAGCCTAGGGCTCTGCGGCTCCGGCCAGATAGGCGAGCGCTACGCGGTCTTCGAGCCGGTGCACGGGGCTGGCTTCGACATAGCAGGAAAGGGCATTGCGAACCCGGTAGCAGCTATACACGCGGCCCGGCTCATGATGGAGTACCTAGCCCAGAAGCACGGCGACTCCCGCCTGGCTAGTGCGGCGAAGAGCCTTGACAAGGCGATAGAGGCCACTCTCGTAGAGGACCGTGTACTGACGCCAGACCTAGGCGGCAGCGCCAAGACAATGGACGTCGCGGAGAACATAGCCAAGAGGCTAGCCCAGCTCCTAGAACACTAG